A region of Diadema setosum chromosome 15, eeDiaSeto1, whole genome shotgun sequence DNA encodes the following proteins:
- the LOC140238766 gene encoding crystallin J1A-like yields MAAADVVNQRAIAAIVGALVGDAAAQPIHWIYNLNKLKDVLSRSENPEFRVPSANPFYCIETGKNTCYGDQTLALLESLVRCGGLDTKDFAKTQYRYFGPDTEYEDSANAKYVMKSGVRKGFPIQAAWRNQVIKDFMKKYEAGMEETGSERSKDMHAIIQVVPVAALYAGRPEMLDKVEEAVSVTMTADEAIVHSLVAARIMEHYILHGSDGNAVESVLKELRNPQRSNAHSLDRAIIGFLENVRQNESVPHFAAATKLFKNN; encoded by the exons ATGGCAGCAGCTGATGTGGTGAACCAGAGGGCAATAGCAGCTATTGTTGGTGCTCTTGTAGGAGATGCAGCCG CTCAGCCTATCCATTGGATCTACAATCTCAACAAACTGAAGGATGTGCTGAGCCGCTCTGAGAATCCTGAGTTTCGAGTGCCATCGGCTAATCCCTTCTACTGCATCGAGACTGGCAAGAACACATGCTATGGGGACCAGACTCTGGCCCTTCTTGAATCACTGGTCAGGTGTGGAG GGCTAGACACCAAAGACTTTGCAAAGACGCAATACCGATATTTTGGCCCAGACACCGAGTACGAGGATTCAGCGAATGCCAAATATGTCATGAAGTCTGGCGTGCGCAAGGGTTTCCCCATCCAGGCAGCGTGGCGCAACCAGGTCATAAAGGACTTCATGAAGAAATATGAAGCTGGCATGGAGGAAACAG GAAGTGAGAGGAGTAAGGATATGCACGCCATCATCCAAGTTGTCCCTGTAGCAGCCCTCTATGCAGGCAGACCGGAGATGCTGGACAAAGTGGAGGAGGCTGTCTCTGTTACCATGACAGCTGATGAAGCCATTGTGCACAGTCTGGTTGCTGCCAG AATCATGGAGCACTACATACTCCATGGCAGCGATGGTAACGCGGTGGAGTCGGTGTTGAAGGAGCTGCGAAATCCCCAGCGGTCCAACGCCCATTCCTTGGACCGGGCCATCATTGGTTTCCTGGAGAATGTCAGGCAGAATGAGTCTGTCCCTCATTTTGCTGCAGCCACCAAACTGTTCAAGAACAACTGA